Genomic DNA from Amycolatopsis alba DSM 44262:
GAAGTACGCGGAGAAACCGTTGTCCGCCACGGCGTCCGGCAGTTCGCAGCGGTAGTCGCGATACCGGCTGTCGATGATCTCGATGCCACCGTGGACCCGGTCCACCGCCGCCATCGCGGTCGCCGCCGTCACGCCGGGGCCCGCGAGTCGTTCGCCCAGCACGAAAACCAGCTCGGGTTCCGCGCGCGGGTGGATCAACGACGGCACCGGGACACCGGCGGGCAAGACCATCGCGTCGGTCAGCCACGCGAGCAACGGCGAGTCGACCCCCATGCTCCGCTGCATCGCCCGCGAGGTCATGCCCAGCTTCACACCGACGACGGTCTCGCCGCGCGCCTGCCTGAGCCGCAACGCCTCGGCCTGGATCTCATACGCGGTTTCGACGTCCAAAGCGGGCCACGAATCCGTCAGCGGATCGCGTTCTTCCCCGGACAGCAGCGCTTCCGCCGCCTCCCGCACATCGAGGCTCACGGTCGCTCCTCCCCGGAGAACTTCGCGGTGACACTGCCGAGCCCCGCCATGGTCGCGACGATGGTGTCGCCAGGGCTCACCGGGATCGCGCGTGTCATCGAACCCGGCAGCAC
This window encodes:
- a CDS encoding 2-keto-4-pentenoate hydratase; translation: MSLDVREAAEALLSGEERDPLTDSWPALDVETAYEIQAEALRLRQARGETVVGVKLGMTSRAMQRSMGVDSPLLAWLTDAMVLPAGVPVPSLIHPRAEPELVFVLGERLAGPGVTAATAMAAVDRVHGGIEIIDSRYRDYRCELPDAVADNGFSAYFTLGPVGVEPSAVDLSLEAALLEVDGSIVDTATGAAVLGHPAEALALAANALGARGLALEPGWIVLTGGMTDAVDVRPGSRVAAHFSHLGSITLAG